A region from the Gossypium hirsutum isolate 1008001.06 chromosome A08, Gossypium_hirsutum_v2.1, whole genome shotgun sequence genome encodes:
- the LOC107894636 gene encoding probable serine/threonine-protein kinase At1g54610 isoform X2: MGCVLGREVSSGIVSESRESKNGSFESDRRVDNVTVPNTDANVVEVENAGTQEEEKADGKTKQRGERRKSKPNPRLSNLPKHLRGEQVAAGWPSWLSDACGEALNGWIPRRADTYEKIDKIGSGTYSNVYKAKDMVTNNIVALKKVRFDSLEPESVKFMAREILILRRLDHPNVVKLEGLVTSRMSCSLYLVFQYMEHDLAGLVASPIVKFTEPQVKCYIHQLLSGLEHCHNRGVLHRDIKGSNLLIDDEGVLKIADFGLATFFDPNRKHLMTSRVVTLWYRAPELLLGATDYGVGVDLWSAGCILAELFAGRPVMPGRTEVEQLHKIYKLCGSPSDEYWKKYKLPNATLFKPREPYKRCIKETFKDFPPSSLFLIDTLLAIDPAERLTATAALRSEFFTTEPYACEPSSFPKYPPSKEIDAKRRDDEARRLRAAGKAQGDGTRKTRTRNRARAVPAPEANAELQSNLDRRRLISHANAKSKSEKFPPPHQDAAVGIPLGASHHIDPALVPPDIPFSFTSFPYPKEPFQTRSGPLVESSKTGAPSRKKHVAGGSSHERSKPPAGSQNDNSDNTRVKGKKSIL, translated from the exons ATGGGGTGTGTTTTGGGAAGAGAGGTATCTTCAGGGATTGTTTCGGAATCCAGAGAGAGTAAAAATGGTAGCTTTGAATCCGATAGGAGAGTAGATAATGTTACAGTTCCAAACACTGATGCTAATGTTGTAGAGGTTGAAAATGCGGGTACCCAGGAGGAGGAAAAAGCTGATGGTAAAACAAAACAAAGGGGGGAAAGGAGAAAATCAAAGCCAAATCCAAGGCTTAGTAACCTTCCAAAGCATTTGCGTGGAGAGCAAGTGGCTGCTGGATGGCCTTCGTGGCTTTCCGATGCCTGTGGGGAGGCGCTTAATGGATGGATTCCTCGAAGGGCTGACACATATGAGAAAATTGATAAG ATTGGCTCAGGAACATATAGCAATGTGTATAAAGCTAAAGATATGGTGACAAATAATATAGTTGCACTAAAGAAGGTCCGGTTTGATAGTCTAGAACCCGAGAGTGTGAAATTCATGGCTAGAGAGATTCTCATATTGCGGAGGTTGGATCATCCCAATGTTGTAAAATTGGAAGGTTTAGTTACGTCGAGGATGTCATGTAGTTTGTACTTGGTATTTCAATACATGGAGCATGATTTGGCTGGGCTTGTGGCAAGCCCGATAGTAAAGTTTACGGAGCCACAG GTTAAATGTTATATACATCAACTACTCTCTGGCCTTGAGCACTGTCACAACCGGGGAGTGCTTCACCGTGATATTAAGGGGTCGAATCTTCTTATTGATGATGAAGGTGTACTTAAGATTGCCGATTTCGGACTGGCTACATTCTTTGATCCTAACCGCAAGCATCTAATGACTAGTCGGGTGGTTACTTTGTGGTATCGTGCCCCTGAGCTTCTTCTTGGAGCTACAGATTATGGTGTTGGTGTGGACCTCTGGAGTGCGGGATGCATTTTAGCTGAGCTCTTTGCTGGGAGGCCCGTTATGCCAGGTCGAACTGAG GTAGAACAATTACATAAGATTTACAAGTTATGTGGTTCACCATCAGACGAATACTGGAAGAAGtataagttgccgaatgcaaccttattTAAACCTCGAGAGCCTTATAAACGATGCATAAAGGAGACATTCAAAGATTTCCCACCATCATCACTATTCCTTATCGATACTTTGCTCGCAATTGATCCTGCGGAACGTTTGACTGCCACTGCTGCATTAAGAAGTGAA TTCTTCACAACAGAACCTTATGCTTGCGAACCGTCTAGCTTTCCCAAATATCCACCCAGTAAAGAGATAGATGCAAAACGAAGAGATGATGAAGCTCGGAG ACTCAGAGCTGCCGGTAAAGCCCAGGGTGATGGTACGAGGAAGACAAGGACACGCAATCGAGCAAGGGCAGTTCCTGCTCCAGAAGCCAATGCCGAGCTTCAGTCTAATCTTGAT AGAAGGCGCTTAATATCACACGCCAATGCAAAAAGCAAAAGCGAAAAGTTCCCCCCTCCACACCAGGATGCAGCAGTTGGCATTCCATTAGGAGCATCGCATCACATTGATCCTGCACTTGTTCCTCCCGATATCCCCTTCAGCTTTACATCATTCCCTTATCCGAAAGAACCATTTCAAACTCGGTCAGGTCCATTAGTTGAGTCCTCCAAAACAGGTGCTCCAAGTCGAAAGAAGCATGTTGCAGGCGGCAGTTCACATGAACGATCTAAGCCTCCAGCAGGATCCCAAAACGACAATAGTGACAACACTAGGGTTAAAGGAAAGAAAAGCATACTTTAA
- the LOC107894636 gene encoding probable serine/threonine-protein kinase At1g54610 isoform X1 translates to MGCVLGREVSSGIVSESRESKNGSFESDRRVDNVTVPNTDANVVEVENAGTQEEEKADGKTKQRGERRKSKPNPRLSNLPKHLRGEQVAAGWPSWLSDACGEALNGWIPRRADTYEKIDKIGSGTYSNVYKAKDMVTNNIVALKKVRFDSLEPESVKFMAREILILRRLDHPNVVKLEGLVTSRMSCSLYLVFQYMEHDLAGLVASPIVKFTEPQVKCYIHQLLSGLEHCHNRGVLHRDIKGSNLLIDDEGVLKIADFGLATFFDPNRKHLMTSRVVTLWYRAPELLLGATDYGVGVDLWSAGCILAELFAGRPVMPGRTEVEQLHKIYKLCGSPSDEYWKKYKLPNATLFKPREPYKRCIKETFKDFPPSSLFLIDTLLAIDPAERLTATAALRSEFFTTEPYACEPSSFPKYPPSKEIDAKRRDDEARRLRAAGKAQGDGTRKTRTRNRARAVPAPEANAELQSNLDQRRRLISHANAKSKSEKFPPPHQDAAVGIPLGASHHIDPALVPPDIPFSFTSFPYPKEPFQTRSGPLVESSKTGAPSRKKHVAGGSSHERSKPPAGSQNDNSDNTRVKGKKSIL, encoded by the exons ATGGGGTGTGTTTTGGGAAGAGAGGTATCTTCAGGGATTGTTTCGGAATCCAGAGAGAGTAAAAATGGTAGCTTTGAATCCGATAGGAGAGTAGATAATGTTACAGTTCCAAACACTGATGCTAATGTTGTAGAGGTTGAAAATGCGGGTACCCAGGAGGAGGAAAAAGCTGATGGTAAAACAAAACAAAGGGGGGAAAGGAGAAAATCAAAGCCAAATCCAAGGCTTAGTAACCTTCCAAAGCATTTGCGTGGAGAGCAAGTGGCTGCTGGATGGCCTTCGTGGCTTTCCGATGCCTGTGGGGAGGCGCTTAATGGATGGATTCCTCGAAGGGCTGACACATATGAGAAAATTGATAAG ATTGGCTCAGGAACATATAGCAATGTGTATAAAGCTAAAGATATGGTGACAAATAATATAGTTGCACTAAAGAAGGTCCGGTTTGATAGTCTAGAACCCGAGAGTGTGAAATTCATGGCTAGAGAGATTCTCATATTGCGGAGGTTGGATCATCCCAATGTTGTAAAATTGGAAGGTTTAGTTACGTCGAGGATGTCATGTAGTTTGTACTTGGTATTTCAATACATGGAGCATGATTTGGCTGGGCTTGTGGCAAGCCCGATAGTAAAGTTTACGGAGCCACAG GTTAAATGTTATATACATCAACTACTCTCTGGCCTTGAGCACTGTCACAACCGGGGAGTGCTTCACCGTGATATTAAGGGGTCGAATCTTCTTATTGATGATGAAGGTGTACTTAAGATTGCCGATTTCGGACTGGCTACATTCTTTGATCCTAACCGCAAGCATCTAATGACTAGTCGGGTGGTTACTTTGTGGTATCGTGCCCCTGAGCTTCTTCTTGGAGCTACAGATTATGGTGTTGGTGTGGACCTCTGGAGTGCGGGATGCATTTTAGCTGAGCTCTTTGCTGGGAGGCCCGTTATGCCAGGTCGAACTGAG GTAGAACAATTACATAAGATTTACAAGTTATGTGGTTCACCATCAGACGAATACTGGAAGAAGtataagttgccgaatgcaaccttattTAAACCTCGAGAGCCTTATAAACGATGCATAAAGGAGACATTCAAAGATTTCCCACCATCATCACTATTCCTTATCGATACTTTGCTCGCAATTGATCCTGCGGAACGTTTGACTGCCACTGCTGCATTAAGAAGTGAA TTCTTCACAACAGAACCTTATGCTTGCGAACCGTCTAGCTTTCCCAAATATCCACCCAGTAAAGAGATAGATGCAAAACGAAGAGATGATGAAGCTCGGAG ACTCAGAGCTGCCGGTAAAGCCCAGGGTGATGGTACGAGGAAGACAAGGACACGCAATCGAGCAAGGGCAGTTCCTGCTCCAGAAGCCAATGCCGAGCTTCAGTCTAATCTTGAT CAGAGAAGGCGCTTAATATCACACGCCAATGCAAAAAGCAAAAGCGAAAAGTTCCCCCCTCCACACCAGGATGCAGCAGTTGGCATTCCATTAGGAGCATCGCATCACATTGATCCTGCACTTGTTCCTCCCGATATCCCCTTCAGCTTTACATCATTCCCTTATCCGAAAGAACCATTTCAAACTCGGTCAGGTCCATTAGTTGAGTCCTCCAAAACAGGTGCTCCAAGTCGAAAGAAGCATGTTGCAGGCGGCAGTTCACATGAACGATCTAAGCCTCCAGCAGGATCCCAAAACGACAATAGTGACAACACTAGGGTTAAAGGAAAGAAAAGCATACTTTAA
- the LOC107894636 gene encoding probable serine/threonine-protein kinase At1g54610 isoform X3, with product MGCVLGREVSSGIVSESRESKNGSFESDRRVDNVTVPNTDANVVEVENAGTQEEEKADGKTKQRGERRKSKPNPRLSNLPKHLRGEQVAAGWPSWLSDACGEALNGWIPRRADTYEKIDKVKCYIHQLLSGLEHCHNRGVLHRDIKGSNLLIDDEGVLKIADFGLATFFDPNRKHLMTSRVVTLWYRAPELLLGATDYGVGVDLWSAGCILAELFAGRPVMPGRTEVEQLHKIYKLCGSPSDEYWKKYKLPNATLFKPREPYKRCIKETFKDFPPSSLFLIDTLLAIDPAERLTATAALRSEFFTTEPYACEPSSFPKYPPSKEIDAKRRDDEARRLRAAGKAQGDGTRKTRTRNRARAVPAPEANAELQSNLDQRRRLISHANAKSKSEKFPPPHQDAAVGIPLGASHHIDPALVPPDIPFSFTSFPYPKEPFQTRSGPLVESSKTGAPSRKKHVAGGSSHERSKPPAGSQNDNSDNTRVKGKKSIL from the exons ATGGGGTGTGTTTTGGGAAGAGAGGTATCTTCAGGGATTGTTTCGGAATCCAGAGAGAGTAAAAATGGTAGCTTTGAATCCGATAGGAGAGTAGATAATGTTACAGTTCCAAACACTGATGCTAATGTTGTAGAGGTTGAAAATGCGGGTACCCAGGAGGAGGAAAAAGCTGATGGTAAAACAAAACAAAGGGGGGAAAGGAGAAAATCAAAGCCAAATCCAAGGCTTAGTAACCTTCCAAAGCATTTGCGTGGAGAGCAAGTGGCTGCTGGATGGCCTTCGTGGCTTTCCGATGCCTGTGGGGAGGCGCTTAATGGATGGATTCCTCGAAGGGCTGACACATATGAGAAAATTGATAAG GTTAAATGTTATATACATCAACTACTCTCTGGCCTTGAGCACTGTCACAACCGGGGAGTGCTTCACCGTGATATTAAGGGGTCGAATCTTCTTATTGATGATGAAGGTGTACTTAAGATTGCCGATTTCGGACTGGCTACATTCTTTGATCCTAACCGCAAGCATCTAATGACTAGTCGGGTGGTTACTTTGTGGTATCGTGCCCCTGAGCTTCTTCTTGGAGCTACAGATTATGGTGTTGGTGTGGACCTCTGGAGTGCGGGATGCATTTTAGCTGAGCTCTTTGCTGGGAGGCCCGTTATGCCAGGTCGAACTGAG GTAGAACAATTACATAAGATTTACAAGTTATGTGGTTCACCATCAGACGAATACTGGAAGAAGtataagttgccgaatgcaaccttattTAAACCTCGAGAGCCTTATAAACGATGCATAAAGGAGACATTCAAAGATTTCCCACCATCATCACTATTCCTTATCGATACTTTGCTCGCAATTGATCCTGCGGAACGTTTGACTGCCACTGCTGCATTAAGAAGTGAA TTCTTCACAACAGAACCTTATGCTTGCGAACCGTCTAGCTTTCCCAAATATCCACCCAGTAAAGAGATAGATGCAAAACGAAGAGATGATGAAGCTCGGAG ACTCAGAGCTGCCGGTAAAGCCCAGGGTGATGGTACGAGGAAGACAAGGACACGCAATCGAGCAAGGGCAGTTCCTGCTCCAGAAGCCAATGCCGAGCTTCAGTCTAATCTTGAT CAGAGAAGGCGCTTAATATCACACGCCAATGCAAAAAGCAAAAGCGAAAAGTTCCCCCCTCCACACCAGGATGCAGCAGTTGGCATTCCATTAGGAGCATCGCATCACATTGATCCTGCACTTGTTCCTCCCGATATCCCCTTCAGCTTTACATCATTCCCTTATCCGAAAGAACCATTTCAAACTCGGTCAGGTCCATTAGTTGAGTCCTCCAAAACAGGTGCTCCAAGTCGAAAGAAGCATGTTGCAGGCGGCAGTTCACATGAACGATCTAAGCCTCCAGCAGGATCCCAAAACGACAATAGTGACAACACTAGGGTTAAAGGAAAGAAAAGCATACTTTAA
- the LOC107894636 gene encoding probable serine/threonine-protein kinase At1g54610 isoform X4: protein MGCVLGREVSSGIVSESRESKNGSFESDRRVDNVTVPNTDANVVEVENAGTQEEEKADGKTKQRGERRKSKPNPRLSNLPKHLRGEQVAAGWPSWLSDACGEALNGWIPRRADTYEKIDKVKCYIHQLLSGLEHCHNRGVLHRDIKGSNLLIDDEGVLKIADFGLATFFDPNRKHLMTSRVVTLWYRAPELLLGATDYGVGVDLWSAGCILAELFAGRPVMPGRTEVEQLHKIYKLCGSPSDEYWKKYKLPNATLFKPREPYKRCIKETFKDFPPSSLFLIDTLLAIDPAERLTATAALRSEFFTTEPYACEPSSFPKYPPSKEIDAKRRDDEARRLRAAGKAQGDGTRKTRTRNRARAVPAPEANAELQSNLDRRRLISHANAKSKSEKFPPPHQDAAVGIPLGASHHIDPALVPPDIPFSFTSFPYPKEPFQTRSGPLVESSKTGAPSRKKHVAGGSSHERSKPPAGSQNDNSDNTRVKGKKSIL from the exons ATGGGGTGTGTTTTGGGAAGAGAGGTATCTTCAGGGATTGTTTCGGAATCCAGAGAGAGTAAAAATGGTAGCTTTGAATCCGATAGGAGAGTAGATAATGTTACAGTTCCAAACACTGATGCTAATGTTGTAGAGGTTGAAAATGCGGGTACCCAGGAGGAGGAAAAAGCTGATGGTAAAACAAAACAAAGGGGGGAAAGGAGAAAATCAAAGCCAAATCCAAGGCTTAGTAACCTTCCAAAGCATTTGCGTGGAGAGCAAGTGGCTGCTGGATGGCCTTCGTGGCTTTCCGATGCCTGTGGGGAGGCGCTTAATGGATGGATTCCTCGAAGGGCTGACACATATGAGAAAATTGATAAG GTTAAATGTTATATACATCAACTACTCTCTGGCCTTGAGCACTGTCACAACCGGGGAGTGCTTCACCGTGATATTAAGGGGTCGAATCTTCTTATTGATGATGAAGGTGTACTTAAGATTGCCGATTTCGGACTGGCTACATTCTTTGATCCTAACCGCAAGCATCTAATGACTAGTCGGGTGGTTACTTTGTGGTATCGTGCCCCTGAGCTTCTTCTTGGAGCTACAGATTATGGTGTTGGTGTGGACCTCTGGAGTGCGGGATGCATTTTAGCTGAGCTCTTTGCTGGGAGGCCCGTTATGCCAGGTCGAACTGAG GTAGAACAATTACATAAGATTTACAAGTTATGTGGTTCACCATCAGACGAATACTGGAAGAAGtataagttgccgaatgcaaccttattTAAACCTCGAGAGCCTTATAAACGATGCATAAAGGAGACATTCAAAGATTTCCCACCATCATCACTATTCCTTATCGATACTTTGCTCGCAATTGATCCTGCGGAACGTTTGACTGCCACTGCTGCATTAAGAAGTGAA TTCTTCACAACAGAACCTTATGCTTGCGAACCGTCTAGCTTTCCCAAATATCCACCCAGTAAAGAGATAGATGCAAAACGAAGAGATGATGAAGCTCGGAG ACTCAGAGCTGCCGGTAAAGCCCAGGGTGATGGTACGAGGAAGACAAGGACACGCAATCGAGCAAGGGCAGTTCCTGCTCCAGAAGCCAATGCCGAGCTTCAGTCTAATCTTGAT AGAAGGCGCTTAATATCACACGCCAATGCAAAAAGCAAAAGCGAAAAGTTCCCCCCTCCACACCAGGATGCAGCAGTTGGCATTCCATTAGGAGCATCGCATCACATTGATCCTGCACTTGTTCCTCCCGATATCCCCTTCAGCTTTACATCATTCCCTTATCCGAAAGAACCATTTCAAACTCGGTCAGGTCCATTAGTTGAGTCCTCCAAAACAGGTGCTCCAAGTCGAAAGAAGCATGTTGCAGGCGGCAGTTCACATGAACGATCTAAGCCTCCAGCAGGATCCCAAAACGACAATAGTGACAACACTAGGGTTAAAGGAAAGAAAAGCATACTTTAA